The Christiangramia salexigens genome includes the window TGATCCAATTTAAACTCATTTTGCTGAGGTACAATTTTCCAGCCGGCTCCTGCCTTTAAATGTAATACACCATTTAAATTCTGTTGGTTTGCTGTTAGCTTTACTGAAATTATTTTCGGCTCACTATTGAAAATCAAAACATCATTGTCGAATTTCAGATCTAAAGCCGGAACGATTCCGAAATTCTCGTAGGTTTCACCTAATACTTCATCATTATATTTATGGACTATAGGTTTTTGAAATGAAATATCGGTACCATTAATGTTTAAATTAAAGTTGGCATATGCCGAAAGTGGAGTCTCGGGAAGACCTCTTAAACTTTGATCATTAACAGTATACATACCCATAGTGCCTTTGTGCTTTAACCAGTACGGCGTAGTTAGATCTGTAAATGCAGGGATCTTAAATAAGAATTTTCCATCCCAGCTTTCATTATTGTTTAGTGCGATATTAGGATTGATCTTTGAATTGTTCGGCTGAAGTTCTACAGAGCTTAAAGTGATATCGCTATCGCTTCTGTTTATCGCTTCCAGTTCCACCCGAATTTCTTCAGAAGGGGTTAGGAAAGGTCTATCAGAAACAGCTTCAAGATATAAACCTGCAGCAGCATAAATAATCTGCTTGATCTCTTTGGTTTTTATTTCGCGCCAATGCTTATCATTTAAGTTTTGTATCAATTTAAAAGCTTGCATTAATTCCGGAATGCTCTTTGCTGGATCTGCAAAATCAAAGTCTTCTTCCACCTTTTTAAGAATTGAACCAATTTCTGCACCACCTTCAATTCTGCTCCAGGACGTATCGATGCCTTCAAAAACATTTGCATTCATAGATGGTAGATCCCCTTTTATAAGCTCCAGATATTCGGTCTGTTTTCCGCGGCTACCAGTACTTCCAAAACCCTGTGATCTGTGCTGGCTTCTGCTTAATGAAGCGATCTCGGGATTGGATAGGCCTTTTAAAGGAAAGTAAGAACCGGTATCAAAACTTATGAACTTAGATTTATCAGCTTCCTTAAAAGCTTCGTCCCCACCATAGAACCAGGGAGAGGTGTTAAAAAACAGGCGTTTTGGCGAGTAAACTTCAACATATTCCAGTTGATTTTCAAATGCAATATTAGAGCCGGCAAGGTCAAATGCCTCGGTGCTTAAGATCGCGGAAGACGTATGATGACCATGAGTTGTTCCCGGCGTACGGTGATCAAATCTGTTAATAATTACATCCGGGCGAAATTTTCTTATTATCCAAACGACATCGCTTAGTACTTCCTGCTTGTTCCAGATCTCAAGAGTTTCAGCAGGCGTTTTAGAGTAACCAAAATCATTAGCTCTGGTGAAAAACTGTTCCCCACCATCAATTTTTCTGGCAGCGAGTAATTCCTGAGTCCGGATTATTCCCAATTGTTCTCTAAGTTCCGGACCTATAAGGTTTTGACCTCCATCGCCACGGGTTAACGAAAGGTAGGCTGTGCGTGCATGTTTTTCATTTGAAAAATATGAGATGAGCCTGGTGTTTTCATCATCGGGATGTGCTGCGATATAAAGAACAGAACCCAGAAAGTTCAACTTTTTAATATGGTTATAAATTTCTGAAGAGCCCCATTTTTCAGGAGCCTGCGCCTTTGAAATAGAAATGCTTAAGAAAAATAAAGCAAGAAAGATTTTTCGCATTGATAGCTGAGTTTCCTCAAATATAAAAACTTTCAGAGCCTTAGTCCGAATTAATTTCGGCTTCTTTTAAATTTAGAGCGCCTCTTTGCCTTCCTCGTTCTTACGGTTATGTTCTACCAAAGAAACCGCTTTTTGCAGGATGAGATTATTTGGATAGGTAATAAGTTCACCTTCCTGAGTTCTTAAATGAAGGTGAAAAGCCTTGATGTCTTCTATCATCGCTTCAATTGGAAGATCCTTATCATGAATTCTTATAGTATCTCCAATTTTATAGGGAAAAGAAAAGAATAGTATGATCCCTGAAGTTATGTTACTTAAGATGGACCAGATCGCGAAAAGAGCTACCCCAATTACGGCAAATACCGATGAAAAGATCACTGAAATTTGTGTTAGCCCCAAGCCCCAGGCAATAGATAATAGAAATGCAGCTATAAGTATATTAAGGATATTAATATACTTGAACATAAGTCTGGTTCGTGTGAAATTGATCTCACTTCTTTTACCAACTCTATGAGCAGCTTTTTTTAATAAGAATTGAATTATCAGGAGAATGATAAAAACAACTCCTGTATATACCAGTTCGTAGCGGTAATTTGATAAAACTTCGTACATTAATTTAATTCCAGTTTGTCTCGCAAATATATGTGTTTATTTGAATTTTGCTTCCAGTAAGCAGTCTTTATACGTTGCTTCTTTTTGGCTATAGTAGTCAAAATTTCGGCATCTTTTCCAGAACCTGAAGGATAGGTTTCCTCCCAACGCTCAATACTATGAGGAAAGCTACGTGTGAAATAAATTTTAAGCTTGCGATTTAATTCGGGATATTCTAACGAATAAATATGCAGACTGTCTTCTGTAAAATATTCTCCTCTGGCAGAATACGGTTTAGTTTCCTTGTGGCTCAATCTTAAAAACTCGAAAGATGGCAGCATCTCAAAGTTTCCAACCGGCAGATCATTTGGTAATACTCTTATTTTGGTCCAGATCTCATTTTCGAGTGCTACCTTTTCTATTCTTTGTTCCTTATCGGCCTCTCCTGCAAAATAGGAATGACTCTTCACTTCATACTTGTGGCGATTATTCAGTTGCATGTAGACCTGACCGCACCATTCCTGGATGGAAGCCGAAATTTTTAAAGCATGCGAATCTATAGCTAAAGGATAAAAACAACTTTCCATAATGCTGTATGGATAGATTCCGGTTATAAAGTTTTTTGTAGAGTTGAGTTTTAAGACCGAAATATTATCTGCGTTGGCATTATTAGCCTTAACCTGTTCCCCGGGTAAGAAATCTTCGGTAACGAATATCTTCACGGCAGTACCTTCTCTTAGTTCACCATATCTGGCTTGTGTGAGTTTATACGAAGTGATTTCTGCTTCTCCATTATACCAGTAATTCTTGAATTCTTCAGATAAAGTCCGGGTTTTCTTTTCGATAACTTTGTCTCCACAGGAGCAGAATAGAAGCAGGGAGAGAAAATAAACAGATCTATTAAACATCTTTTTATTTAAAGTTACAAAATTCAATCGGCTAAGATTTCCTCAAGAGTCTTGTAAACCAAATGAGTAGGTAATCCTACGACATTAAAATAGCTTCCTTCAATTTTTTCAATTCCAATAAGCCCTATCCATTCCTGAATCGCATAGCCACCAGCCTTATCATAAGGTTTGTAATTAGTCACATAGTACTCAATTTCCTCATTAGAAAGTTCTCTGAAGTAAACCCTTGTAGTATAATTAAGCACCCTTTGATTGTTTTGAGTAGAGAAACAAACCGAAGTGATCACTTCATGATCCTTACCGGAAAGAGAGCTGATCATTGCGACAGCTTCTTCATGGCTTGAAGGCTTCCCCATCGCCGCTCCATCATTATATACTATAGTGTCACTGGTGATGAGGATCTGATTTTCCTTAAGCTCATTCTTAAAAGCTCTGGCTTTTAAAGTGGCGAGGTAATCTGTAATATCCTGTTTATCTAAGTTGTCGGGATAGACTTCATCTACAGGTCTAATATCTATGGTGACCGGAATTTCAAGCTCTTCAAAAAATTTATGTCTTCTTGGAGAACCTGAAGCCAAAATGATCTCAGCGTTTTTAAGTTTATCTTTCAGCATAACTTAGAGTAATATAAATTGCAATAATCCTATTGAGATCAATCCAAAAAACAGAACCGCTTTCAGGATTAAGCTCAATCGTTTGAATTCTTTTTTCTTTTTTGCTTTCCAGATGTTTACAAGGAAGAACAACAAAGGTGCAACCAGTAAAAATAAGGCATATAGTACGGCGCTTAGATTTTCGAATAAATAATGATATATGTAGTAAATCAGAAAACCTGTAGGCAATAGTGCCAGAAAAAATAGAAGTTTATTAGTTCTGCTTATGCCTATAACTATGGGTAAGGTCTTATAGCCGGCATTATGATCTCCATTAATATCTTCCTGATCTTTTACTATTTCCCGTATGAAATTCACCAGAAAAGCAAATATGGAATAATCTATAAGTATTGAAAAGATTACCGATTGTGTTTGTTGATTTTGAGGAGTGATCGCCGGGAGCAGATCATAGAGTCCAACTCCAACGGGGATAAGCCCTACAATCACACTAACCAGAATATTGCCGACGAGGATGGTTTGTTGCCATTGGGAATTATACATATATAGCACCGCAGAACCAAGAATAAAAAAGGCTGAAAAACCCGGTCTTCCAATCATATTTGATAAATAGAATCCCAGGCCTAAACCAATGATATTGAAAATAAAGAAAAGCCTGTAAGCCGCTTTTTCTGAAATGCTGGTATTGATATAAGTGCGTTCCGGTTTATTTTTAAGGTCGGCATCCACATCATAAATATCATTGATCACATAACCTGAAGCTGCCACTAAAACAACAGATAATACCAGCATACTAAAACCAAAAAGGTTAAGAGTGATATCCACTCCAAAAGGCGTGAAAAGCCCATATTTAACCAGAAACATGGTAAGGGCAATAAAAAGTAGATTGCCTGCTCGTATTAGTTTTAGAAAACTCAGCATTTATTTAT containing:
- a CDS encoding PIG-L family deacetylase — its product is MRKIFLALFFLSISISKAQAPEKWGSSEIYNHIKKLNFLGSVLYIAAHPDDENTRLISYFSNEKHARTAYLSLTRGDGGQNLIGPELREQLGIIRTQELLAARKIDGGEQFFTRANDFGYSKTPAETLEIWNKQEVLSDVVWIIRKFRPDVIINRFDHRTPGTTHGHHTSSAILSTEAFDLAGSNIAFENQLEYVEVYSPKRLFFNTSPWFYGGDEAFKEADKSKFISFDTGSYFPLKGLSNPEIASLSRSQHRSQGFGSTGSRGKQTEYLELIKGDLPSMNANVFEGIDTSWSRIEGGAEIGSILKKVEEDFDFADPAKSIPELMQAFKLIQNLNDKHWREIKTKEIKQIIYAAAGLYLEAVSDRPFLTPSEEIRVELEAINRSDSDITLSSVELQPNNSKINPNIALNNNESWDGKFLFKIPAFTDLTTPYWLKHKGTMGMYTVNDQSLRGLPETPLSAYANFNLNINGTDISFQKPIVHKYNDEVLGETYENFGIVPALDLKFDNDVLIFNSEPKIISVKLTANQQNLNGVLHLKAGAGWKIVPQQNEFKLDQIGTTTHLSFKITPPKSQDETQLLAEAEIDGKIYKNQLTKIEYEHFPDQNLIEPAQLKLVKLDISKKGKNIAYIQGAGDVVPESLEQIGYNVTVISPSSISESYLQKFDAVVIGIRAYNVVEELRFKQQSLLNYVKEGGTMIVQYNTNRGLLINDLAPYSLELSRDRVTEEDAEITFLAPDHPVLNSPNKLTEKDFEGWVQERGLYFPDAWHEKFTPVLSMHDKNETSKNGSLLVTQYGKGYYIYTGISFFRQFPEAVPGAFRLFANLISIGK
- a CDS encoding mechanosensitive ion channel domain-containing protein is translated as MYEVLSNYRYELVYTGVVFIILLIIQFLLKKAAHRVGKRSEINFTRTRLMFKYINILNILIAAFLLSIAWGLGLTQISVIFSSVFAVIGVALFAIWSILSNITSGIILFFSFPYKIGDTIRIHDKDLPIEAMIEDIKAFHLHLRTQEGELITYPNNLILQKAVSLVEHNRKNEEGKEAL
- a CDS encoding septum formation inhibitor Maf, with the protein product MFNRSVYFLSLLLFCSCGDKVIEKKTRTLSEEFKNYWYNGEAEITSYKLTQARYGELREGTAVKIFVTEDFLPGEQVKANNANADNISVLKLNSTKNFITGIYPYSIMESCFYPLAIDSHALKISASIQEWCGQVYMQLNNRHKYEVKSHSYFAGEADKEQRIEKVALENEIWTKIRVLPNDLPVGNFEMLPSFEFLRLSHKETKPYSARGEYFTEDSLHIYSLEYPELNRKLKIYFTRSFPHSIERWEETYPSGSGKDAEILTTIAKKKQRIKTAYWKQNSNKHIYLRDKLELN
- a CDS encoding Maf-like protein, whose translation is MLKDKLKNAEIILASGSPRRHKFFEELEIPVTIDIRPVDEVYPDNLDKQDITDYLATLKARAFKNELKENQILITSDTIVYNDGAAMGKPSSHEEAVAMISSLSGKDHEVITSVCFSTQNNQRVLNYTTRVYFRELSNEEIEYYVTNYKPYDKAGGYAIQEWIGLIGIEKIEGSYFNVVGLPTHLVYKTLEEILAD
- a CDS encoding geranylgeranylglycerol-phosphate geranylgeranyltransferase; the encoded protein is MLSFLKLIRAGNLLFIALTMFLVKYGLFTPFGVDITLNLFGFSMLVLSVVLVAASGYVINDIYDVDADLKNKPERTYINTSISEKAAYRLFFIFNIIGLGLGFYLSNMIGRPGFSAFFILGSAVLYMYNSQWQQTILVGNILVSVIVGLIPVGVGLYDLLPAITPQNQQTQSVIFSILIDYSIFAFLVNFIREIVKDQEDINGDHNAGYKTLPIVIGISRTNKLLFFLALLPTGFLIYYIYHYLFENLSAVLYALFLLVAPLLFFLVNIWKAKKKKEFKRLSLILKAVLFFGLISIGLLQFILL